A part of Aegilops tauschii subsp. strangulata cultivar AL8/78 chromosome 2, Aet v6.0, whole genome shotgun sequence genomic DNA contains:
- the LOC109739463 gene encoding uncharacterized protein, translating into YDDSGLVTPQQLQEAWIATSCNELSEQVSATSSAEPSLSSFVEVSEVCPGLSRSGSSADDAANAGHDHPSPAPLAAAPAPAQPAQPTKNVGGYDVVYPDRGKVISRYKEKRKNRMFGKQIRYESRKARADGRVRINGRFAKSSQ; encoded by the exons TATGATGATTCTGGTCTTGTCACACCGCAGCAGCTGCAGGAGGCGTGGATCGCGACGAGTTGCAATGAACTTTCCGAGCAAGTCTCCGCGACCTCGTCGGCGGAGCCGAGCCTGTCGTCGTTCGTGGAGGTGTCGGAGGTCTGCCCCGGCCTGAGCCGCAGCGGCAGCAGCGCCGACGACGCCGCCAACGCCGGACACGATCACCCGTCGCCGGCACCCCttgcggcggcgccggcgccggcgcaacCAGCTCAGCCGACCAAGAACGTCGGCGGTTACGACGTGGTCTACCCCGACCGCGGCAAGGTGATCTCGCGCTACAAGGAGAAGAGGAAGAACAGGAT GTTCGGGAAGCAGATCCGGTACGAGTCGCGCAAGGCCCGCGCCGACGGCCGGGTGAGGATCAACGGCCGCTTCGCCAAGTCGAGCCAGTAG